The Paraburkholderia sp. ZP32-5 genome includes a window with the following:
- a CDS encoding porin, translating to MKTSLSSALKTTLKATACVAVLAGTSSAFAQSSVQLYGQVDEWVGSQKFPGGKTSVVVSGGGMSTSYWGFKGTEDLGNGYKAIFTLEGFFRAQTGSYGRFDGDTTFSRNAYVGIEAPWGTVTAGRLTTPLFVSTILFNPFIDSYVFSPMVYHTYLGLGTFPTYTTDQGVTGDSGWNNAVSYASPNFNGLSATAMYALGNTTQNGAKKWSGQVLYFHGPFAATAVYQYVNFNNVPGDLGSFETSGVPGLRSQSVAQAGVSYDLKFVKLYGQYMYTYNNQQVTSWHVNTGQGGVTVPFGPGSVMASYAYSRNGGGSNQTRQTAAIGYDYPMSKRTDIYAAYLYDHITGQSSGNTYGAGLRTKF from the coding sequence ATGAAAACAAGCCTCAGTAGCGCGCTGAAGACCACTCTCAAGGCCACCGCGTGCGTCGCCGTATTGGCGGGCACTTCGTCGGCGTTCGCGCAGTCGAGCGTGCAGCTCTATGGTCAGGTCGACGAATGGGTCGGCTCGCAGAAATTCCCGGGCGGCAAGACCTCGGTCGTAGTGTCCGGCGGCGGCATGTCGACCTCGTACTGGGGCTTCAAGGGCACCGAAGATCTGGGCAACGGCTACAAGGCGATCTTCACGCTCGAAGGCTTCTTCCGCGCTCAGACCGGCTCGTACGGCCGCTTCGACGGCGACACCACGTTCTCGCGCAACGCGTACGTCGGTATCGAGGCACCGTGGGGCACCGTGACGGCCGGGCGTCTGACGACGCCGCTGTTCGTGTCGACGATCCTGTTCAATCCGTTCATCGACTCGTATGTGTTCTCGCCGATGGTCTATCACACGTACCTCGGCCTCGGTACGTTTCCGACCTACACGACCGATCAGGGCGTGACCGGCGATTCGGGCTGGAACAACGCGGTGTCGTACGCGTCGCCGAACTTCAACGGGCTGTCGGCGACGGCGATGTACGCGCTTGGCAACACCACGCAGAACGGCGCGAAGAAGTGGAGCGGCCAGGTGCTGTACTTCCACGGCCCGTTCGCGGCGACCGCCGTCTACCAGTACGTGAATTTCAACAACGTGCCGGGCGATCTCGGCAGCTTCGAGACGTCCGGCGTGCCCGGCTTGCGCAGTCAGAGCGTCGCGCAGGCGGGCGTGTCGTACGACCTGAAGTTCGTCAAGCTGTACGGCCAGTACATGTACACGTACAACAACCAGCAGGTGACGAGCTGGCACGTGAACACCGGGCAGGGCGGTGTCACGGTGCCGTTCGGGCCGGGCTCGGTGATGGCGTCGTATGCCTATTCGCGTAACGGCGGCGGCTCGAACCAGACACGCCAGACGGCGGCGATCGGCTACGACTATCCGATGTCGAAGCGCACCGATATCTACGCTGCGTATCTGTACGATCACATCACTGGACAGTCGAGTGGTAATACGTACGGAGCCGGCTTGCGCACGAAGTTCTAA
- a CDS encoding methylmalonyl-CoA mutase family protein, protein MTDLSTPQRAGSHKLPAGRRLRFVTAAALFDGHDASINIMRRILQASGVEVIHLGHNRSVDEVATAALNEDADGVAVSSYQGGHNEYFRYLVELLRARGGERIKVFGGGGGVIVPEEIAALERDGVEKIYSPHDGQRLGLQGMIDDMIARCVEGARAADAARPTPVSERLADFAARPLPRFGGADVRKTARVDERSSSASPASPVADDAQDSQRAVASKSLEAARLRRSNNGGGDSASGGTTDAASLVQANDKANGVSAAASGGTSPDASVGTSSADPATPIFRRLAELISAFETKTIDASTRDHLSTLTQSTKIPVLGITGTGGAGKSSLTDELIRRFRLDYGDALTIAVLAIDPSRRKSGGALLGDRIRMNAIGDWGGGARVYMRSMATRDASSEISDSLPDALKLCKAAGFDLIVVETSGIGQGDAAIVPFVDESLYVMTPEFGAASQLEKIDMLDFASFVAINKFDRKGAQDALRDVAKQVQRNRTDFATPPERMPVFGTIASRFNDDGVTALYRHIAEALRRHGLRTTHGGRLGAPDGVRFSSNLHAIVPPARVRYLADIAQTVHVYRERADAQARIARERWQLIETRRMLGETGVAATAKVATGTASSSVDTNANARSDANAVQGAIGNDSSGAQAHTSSHASSNASPDAIQPNLLLSSLNALIDQRTVALGEPERKLLAAWPQTVAAYSGDEHIVRIREREIRTALTVTTLSGSSIRKVSLPKFVDHGEILRWLMLDNLPGYFPFTAGVFPFRRENEDPTRMFAGEGDPQRTNRRFKLLSEGMPAKRLSTAFDSVTLYGEEPHERPDIYGKVGNSGVSVATLDDMKTLYDGFDLCSPQTSVSMTINGPAPTILAMFFNVAIDQQIALREQQQGRPLSADELAQTRRNALENVRGTVQADILKEDQGQNTCIFSTEFSLKVMGDIQAYFVEHGVRNFYSVSISGYHIAEAGANPISQLAYTLANGFTYVEAYLARGMSIDDFAPNLSFFFSNGMDPEYTVLGRVARRIWAVAMRERYGANERSQKLKYHVQTSGRSLHAQEIDFNDIRTTLQALIAIYDNCNSLHTNAFDEAITTPTEESVRRAVAIQLIINREWGLAKNQNPNQGSFVIDELTDLVEEAVLAEFERLTERGGVLGAMETGYQRGRIQDESMLYEHRKHDGSYPIVGVNTFLSAYPHEAPRPLVLARSTDEEKQSQLTRLRDFQARHREAAPVALERLKRAVIDDGNVFEVLMDVVRVCSLGQISHALFEVGGQYRRNM, encoded by the coding sequence ATGACCGATCTGTCCACGCCGCAGCGCGCCGGCAGTCACAAGCTGCCCGCGGGCCGGCGTCTGCGCTTCGTCACCGCGGCCGCGCTGTTCGACGGCCACGATGCGTCGATCAACATCATGCGGCGCATCCTGCAGGCGAGCGGTGTCGAGGTGATCCACCTCGGCCACAACCGCTCCGTCGATGAAGTCGCGACCGCCGCGCTGAACGAGGACGCCGACGGCGTCGCCGTGTCGAGCTACCAGGGCGGCCACAATGAATACTTCCGCTATCTCGTCGAACTGCTGCGCGCGCGCGGCGGCGAGCGCATCAAGGTATTCGGCGGCGGCGGTGGCGTGATCGTCCCCGAGGAGATTGCCGCGCTCGAACGCGACGGCGTCGAGAAAATCTACTCGCCGCACGACGGCCAGCGGCTCGGTCTGCAAGGCATGATCGACGACATGATCGCGCGCTGTGTCGAAGGCGCGCGGGCGGCGGACGCGGCGCGGCCGACACCGGTGAGCGAACGGCTCGCCGATTTCGCGGCACGGCCGCTGCCGCGTTTTGGCGGTGCTGATGTGCGCAAGACGGCGCGGGTCGATGAGCGGTCCAGCAGTGCGAGCCCGGCAAGCCCGGTGGCGGATGACGCGCAAGACTCGCAACGCGCTGTCGCAAGCAAGTCGTTGGAAGCGGCTCGCCTACGCAGGAGCAACAACGGCGGCGGCGATAGCGCCAGCGGTGGAACGACCGACGCAGCGTCGCTCGTCCAGGCGAACGACAAGGCGAACGGCGTGTCCGCAGCCGCAAGCGGCGGCACAAGCCCCGACGCCAGCGTCGGCACCAGCTCCGCCGACCCTGCCACTCCCATCTTCCGCCGACTCGCGGAACTGATCAGCGCGTTCGAAACGAAGACCATCGACGCGAGCACCCGCGACCACCTCTCGACCCTCACCCAATCCACAAAGATCCCCGTTCTCGGCATCACCGGCACCGGCGGCGCGGGCAAATCCTCGCTGACCGACGAACTGATCCGCCGCTTCCGTCTCGACTACGGCGACGCGCTGACGATCGCGGTGCTCGCGATCGACCCATCGCGCCGCAAATCCGGTGGCGCGCTGCTCGGCGACCGCATCCGCATGAACGCGATCGGCGATTGGGGCGGCGGTGCCCGAGTCTATATGCGCTCGATGGCGACGCGCGACGCGTCGAGCGAAATCTCCGATTCGTTGCCCGATGCGCTCAAACTCTGCAAGGCGGCGGGCTTCGATCTGATCGTCGTCGAAACGTCCGGGATCGGCCAGGGCGATGCCGCGATCGTGCCGTTCGTCGACGAATCGCTGTATGTGATGACGCCCGAGTTCGGCGCGGCGAGCCAGCTCGAAAAGATCGACATGCTCGACTTCGCGAGTTTCGTCGCGATCAACAAGTTCGACCGCAAGGGCGCGCAGGACGCGCTGCGCGACGTCGCGAAGCAGGTGCAGCGAAATCGCACCGATTTCGCGACGCCGCCGGAGCGCATGCCGGTGTTCGGCACGATCGCGTCGCGCTTCAACGACGATGGCGTGACCGCGCTGTATCGACACATCGCCGAGGCGCTGCGTCGCCACGGCCTGCGGACCACGCACGGCGGCCGGCTCGGCGCGCCCGACGGCGTGCGCTTTTCGAGTAACCTGCACGCGATCGTGCCGCCCGCGCGCGTGCGCTATCTGGCCGATATCGCGCAGACGGTGCACGTGTACCGCGAGCGAGCCGACGCGCAGGCGCGCATCGCGCGCGAGCGCTGGCAACTGATCGAGACGCGCCGCATGCTCGGCGAAACAGGCGTGGCGGCAACGGCGAAGGTAGCGACGGGGACCGCCAGTTCAAGCGTGGATACGAACGCCAATGCGCGGAGCGATGCCAACGCGGTGCAGGGCGCCATCGGCAACGATTCGTCCGGTGCGCAGGCGCACACAAGCTCGCATGCAAGCTCGAACGCAAGCCCCGATGCGATCCAGCCAAACCTGTTGCTCTCGTCTCTCAACGCGCTGATCGACCAGCGCACCGTCGCGCTCGGCGAGCCCGAACGCAAGCTGCTCGCCGCGTGGCCGCAAACCGTCGCTGCCTATTCCGGCGACGAACACATCGTGCGCATCCGCGAGCGCGAAATCCGCACCGCGCTGACGGTGACGACGTTGTCCGGCTCGTCGATACGCAAAGTCTCGCTGCCGAAATTCGTCGATCACGGCGAAATCTTGCGCTGGCTGATGCTCGACAATCTGCCCGGCTATTTCCCGTTCACCGCCGGAGTGTTTCCGTTTCGCCGCGAGAACGAGGACCCGACGCGCATGTTCGCGGGCGAGGGCGATCCGCAACGTACCAATCGACGCTTCAAGCTGCTGTCCGAGGGGATGCCGGCCAAGCGTCTGTCGACCGCGTTCGACTCGGTGACGCTCTATGGCGAAGAGCCGCACGAGCGCCCCGATATCTACGGCAAGGTCGGCAATTCGGGGGTGTCGGTTGCGACGCTCGACGATATGAAAACGCTGTACGACGGCTTCGACCTGTGTTCGCCGCAGACATCGGTGTCGATGACGATCAACGGTCCCGCGCCGACGATCCTCGCGATGTTCTTCAACGTCGCGATCGATCAGCAGATCGCGTTGCGGGAACAGCAGCAAGGCCGCCCGCTCAGCGCCGACGAACTCGCGCAGACGCGCCGCAATGCGCTCGAAAACGTGCGCGGCACCGTGCAGGCCGACATCCTGAAAGAGGACCAGGGGCAGAACACCTGCATCTTCTCGACTGAATTCAGCCTGAAGGTGATGGGCGATATCCAGGCGTATTTCGTCGAGCACGGCGTGCGCAATTTCTATTCGGTGTCGATCTCCGGCTATCACATCGCCGAGGCCGGCGCGAACCCGATCTCGCAGCTCGCGTACACGCTGGCGAATGGCTTCACGTATGTCGAGGCTTATCTCGCGCGCGGCATGTCGATCGACGACTTCGCGCCGAATCTGTCGTTCTTTTTCTCGAACGGCATGGACCCCGAGTACACAGTGCTGGGCCGCGTCGCGCGACGTATCTGGGCGGTCGCAATGCGCGAGCGTTACGGCGCGAACGAGCGCAGTCAGAAGCTCAAATACCACGTGCAGACTTCGGGGCGCAGCCTGCATGCGCAGGAGATCGACTTCAACGACATCCGCACGACGCTGCAGGCGCTGATCGCGATCTACGACAACTGCAATTCGCTGCACACCAATGCGTTCGATGAAGCGATCACGACGCCGACCGAAGAATCGGTGCGCCGCGCGGTCGCGATCCAGTTGATCATCAACCGCGAATGGGGGCTCGCGAAGAATCAGAATCCGAATCAGGGCAGCTTCGTGATCGACGAGCTGACCGATCTGGTCGAAGAAGCGGTGCTCGCGGAATTCGAGCGGCTCACCGAGCGCGGCGGCGTGCTCGGCGCGATGGAAACCGGCTATCAGCGCGGACGCATCCAGGACGAGTCGATGCTGTACGAGCATCGCAAGCATGACGGCTCGTATCCGATCGTCGGCGTGAACACGTTCCTGAGCGCGTATCCGCATGAAGCACCGCGGCCACTGGTGCTGGCCCGTTCGACCGACGAAGAAAAGCAGAGCCAGTTGACGCGCCTACGCGATTTTCAGGCGCGGCACCGCGAGGCAGCGCCGGTCGCGCTGGAGCGATTGAAGCGCGCGGTGATCGACGACGGCAATGTGTTTGAGGTGCTGATGGACGTGGTGCGCGTGTGTTCGCTGGGGCAGATTTCACACGCGCTGTTCGAGGTCGGCGGGCAGTATCGGCGGAATATGTAG
- a CDS encoding bile acid:sodium symporter family protein yields MARPKYLPDNFTLCLVGTVILASLLPVHGQAAAGFNWVTNIAVGLLFFLHGAKLSREAIVAGATHWRLHVVVLLSTFALFPLLGLALKPILSPLVTPSLYAGVLFLCTLPSTVQSSIAFTSIGKGNVPAAVCSASASSLLGIFVTPALVSFIVTSQAASGGASPWHTVGNIVLQLLVPFIGGQLLRPLIGKWIERNRSVLKFVDQGSILLVVYGAFSEAVNEGLWHTIPLSALGGLVVVSAVLLALALAVTIFASKRLGFNRADQITIIFCGSKKSLAAGVPMAKVIFASHAVGAVVLPLMLFHQIQLMVCAALAQRWGARDLSGETQAAAQAAPAAAVARR; encoded by the coding sequence ATGGCCCGCCCGAAATATCTCCCCGACAATTTCACCCTGTGCCTCGTGGGCACCGTGATCCTCGCCAGCCTTCTACCGGTTCATGGGCAGGCCGCCGCCGGGTTCAACTGGGTGACGAACATTGCGGTCGGCCTGCTGTTCTTCCTGCATGGCGCCAAACTGTCACGCGAGGCGATCGTGGCGGGTGCGACGCACTGGCGCCTTCACGTGGTCGTACTGCTGAGCACGTTCGCGCTGTTTCCACTGCTCGGCCTCGCGCTTAAACCGATTCTTTCTCCGCTTGTGACGCCTTCCCTCTATGCCGGAGTCCTCTTCCTCTGCACGCTGCCGTCGACGGTCCAGTCGTCGATTGCGTTCACGTCCATCGGCAAGGGCAACGTGCCAGCCGCGGTATGCAGCGCCTCCGCGTCGAGCCTGCTCGGTATCTTCGTCACCCCAGCCCTCGTCAGCTTCATCGTGACCAGTCAGGCTGCGAGCGGCGGCGCGTCGCCGTGGCATACGGTCGGCAACATCGTGCTGCAACTGCTCGTGCCGTTTATCGGCGGCCAGTTGCTGCGCCCGCTGATCGGCAAGTGGATCGAGCGTAACCGCAGCGTGCTGAAGTTCGTGGACCAGGGCTCGATCCTGCTGGTCGTGTACGGCGCATTCAGCGAGGCCGTCAACGAAGGCCTGTGGCACACGATTCCGCTGTCCGCGCTCGGCGGCCTCGTGGTGGTGAGCGCCGTTCTGCTGGCACTCGCGCTGGCCGTGACGATCTTCGCGAGCAAGCGGCTTGGCTTCAATCGCGCCGACCAGATCACGATCATCTTCTGCGGTTCGAAGAAGAGCCTTGCGGCCGGCGTGCCGATGGCCAAGGTGATCTTCGCGTCGCACGCGGTCGGCGCCGTCGTGCTGCCGCTGATGCTGTTCCATCAGATCCAGTTGATGGTCTGCGCCGCGCTCGCGCAGCGCTGGGGCGCCCGCGACCTGAGCGGCGAGACTCAGGCCGCCGCGCAGGCTGCTCCCGCCGCGGCCGTCGCGCGCCGTTGA
- a CDS encoding LysR family transcriptional regulator produces the protein MDTLVSMKVFRHVVEAGSFVGAADKMEMSAAMASKHVMHLEQQLGARLLNRTTRRVAPTEAGREYYERLSQALTELDEAGQAVGAASVVPQGRLRVSSLSAFGLSHVMAAVADYAAQYPQVTVDMTLSDRVVELIDEGFDVAIRASPGGLKSSSLIARQIATAHLVLCASPAYLREHGTPKSVADLARHNYLQYAGVSALEVATGDASSRVRLSGNLIVNQLEAQRVIVLHGAGIAMLGTEVIGSDLAEGRLVPLLVDEVPPRELPIHVVYTSRRHLSAKVRSFVDFLAARFANESLWPSLEQIKALAVR, from the coding sequence ATGGATACCCTCGTCAGCATGAAAGTGTTCCGCCATGTCGTCGAGGCGGGCAGCTTCGTCGGCGCGGCGGACAAGATGGAGATGTCCGCGGCGATGGCGAGCAAGCATGTGATGCATCTCGAACAGCAGCTCGGCGCGCGTTTGTTGAACCGCACGACGCGCCGCGTCGCGCCGACCGAGGCCGGGCGTGAATACTACGAGCGCCTGAGCCAGGCGCTCACCGAACTCGACGAGGCCGGCCAGGCGGTCGGCGCGGCGAGCGTGGTGCCGCAAGGGCGGCTGAGGGTGTCGTCGTTATCGGCGTTCGGTCTGAGTCATGTGATGGCCGCGGTCGCCGACTATGCCGCGCAGTATCCGCAGGTCACCGTCGATATGACGCTGTCCGATCGCGTCGTCGAACTGATCGACGAGGGCTTCGACGTTGCGATCCGCGCTTCGCCGGGCGGGCTCAAGTCGTCGTCGCTGATCGCCCGGCAGATCGCGACCGCGCACCTCGTGCTGTGCGCGTCGCCCGCGTATCTGCGCGAGCACGGCACGCCGAAGAGCGTCGCCGATCTCGCACGCCACAACTATCTGCAGTACGCGGGCGTGTCGGCGCTCGAAGTCGCGACCGGCGATGCATCGTCGCGCGTGCGTCTGTCGGGCAATCTGATCGTCAACCAGCTGGAGGCGCAGCGCGTAATCGTGCTGCATGGCGCGGGCATCGCGATGCTCGGCACCGAGGTGATCGGCAGCGATCTCGCCGAAGGGCGGCTCGTGCCGCTGCTCGTCGACGAAGTGCCGCCGCGCGAGCTGCCGATTCATGTGGTTTATACGAGCCGGCGGCATCTGTCGGCGAAGGTCAGGTCGTTCGTCGATTTTCTGGCGGCGCGCTTCGCGAACGAGTCGCTGTGGCCGTCGCTGGAGCAGATCAAGGCGTTGGCGGTGAGGTAG
- a CDS encoding alpha/beta fold hydrolase, whose product MAFDNFTPFRVAVGDVDIFGVKGGAGPPLLLLHGHPQSHLIWARCAAQLAQHFTVIATDLRGYGASAKPASDVAHTPYSKRAMAADQVAVMRHFGFERFLVCAHDRGARVAHRMALDHADAVERLMLLDIAPTLAMYEATDRAFATHYFHWFFLIQPEPLPETLIGANPAAYVDAVMGSRYAGLTPFDPAALDAYRAALAQPGAVHAMCEDYRASASIDLEHDRADIERGNKIGCPLRVLWGDKGVIEKCFDALGEWRHVARDVSGRALSCGHYLPEEAPDELVAEMLSFFEAVEP is encoded by the coding sequence ATGGCCTTCGACAATTTCACGCCCTTTCGCGTCGCCGTGGGCGATGTCGATATCTTCGGGGTGAAGGGCGGCGCCGGGCCGCCTCTGTTGCTGCTGCACGGTCATCCGCAATCGCATCTGATCTGGGCGCGCTGCGCCGCGCAGCTGGCACAGCACTTCACCGTGATCGCCACCGATCTGCGCGGCTACGGCGCATCGGCCAAGCCGGCCAGCGATGTCGCGCACACGCCCTATTCGAAACGCGCGATGGCCGCCGACCAGGTCGCCGTGATGCGCCACTTCGGCTTCGAACGCTTTCTCGTTTGCGCGCACGATCGCGGCGCGCGCGTCGCGCACCGGATGGCGCTCGATCATGCGGACGCGGTCGAGCGTCTGATGCTTCTCGATATCGCGCCGACGCTGGCGATGTACGAGGCCACCGACCGCGCGTTCGCCACGCACTATTTCCACTGGTTCTTCCTGATCCAGCCCGAGCCGCTGCCCGAAACGCTGATCGGCGCGAATCCGGCCGCGTATGTCGACGCGGTGATGGGAAGCCGCTACGCGGGCCTCACGCCGTTCGATCCCGCCGCGCTCGACGCGTATCGCGCGGCGCTCGCGCAACCGGGCGCGGTGCATGCGATGTGCGAGGACTACCGCGCGTCGGCGAGCATCGACCTCGAACACGATCGCGCCGATATCGAGCGCGGCAACAAGATCGGCTGTCCGCTGCGCGTGCTGTGGGGCGACAAGGGCGTGATCGAGAAATGCTTCGACGCGCTTGGCGAATGGCGGCACGTTGCGCGTGATGTGAGCGGGCGCGCGCTGTCCTGCGGGCACTATCTGCCTGAAGAGGCGCCGGACGAACTGGTCGCGGAAATGCTGTCTTTCTTCGAGGCAGTCGAACCGTAA
- a CDS encoding LacI family DNA-binding transcriptional regulator: MATTIRDVARAASVSIGTVSRALKNQPGLSEATRERVVEAARQLGYDPAQLRPRIRRLTFLLHRQHNNFAASPFFSHVLHGVEDACRERGIVPSVLTAGPTDDVIHQLRLHAPDAVAIAGFVEPETLATLVAMQRPLVLIDLWSPGLRSVNLDNAAGATLAMRHLFEQERKRVAFIGGSLAHFSIAERALGYRRAFFEAGLLFDPSLEVTIDAGLDPDTGAARAMQRLLDAPGLRPDAVFAYNDAAALAALRVCRARGLRVPDDIAIIGFDDIPATAHATPPLSTIAVDKEALGRRGVELLLEDSPTELEVRLPVQLVVRASTLVKKP; encoded by the coding sequence ATGGCCACAACCATCCGTGACGTCGCCCGCGCGGCCAGCGTTTCGATCGGCACCGTATCGCGCGCGCTGAAAAACCAGCCGGGCCTCTCAGAGGCCACGCGCGAACGCGTCGTCGAAGCGGCGCGGCAGCTCGGCTACGACCCCGCGCAACTGCGCCCGCGTATCCGCCGCCTGACCTTCCTGCTGCATCGTCAGCACAATAATTTCGCCGCGAGCCCGTTCTTCTCGCATGTGCTGCATGGTGTCGAAGACGCCTGTCGCGAGCGCGGCATCGTGCCGTCCGTGCTGACCGCCGGCCCGACCGACGACGTGATCCACCAGTTGCGTCTGCACGCACCCGACGCGGTCGCGATCGCCGGCTTCGTCGAGCCCGAAACGCTCGCCACGCTGGTTGCGATGCAACGCCCGCTGGTGCTGATCGACCTGTGGTCGCCCGGCCTGCGCTCGGTGAATCTCGACAACGCGGCCGGTGCCACCCTCGCGATGCGCCATCTGTTCGAGCAGGAGCGCAAGCGGGTCGCGTTCATCGGAGGCTCGCTCGCGCACTTCAGCATCGCCGAGCGCGCGCTCGGCTACCGGCGCGCGTTCTTCGAAGCGGGCCTGCTATTCGATCCATCGCTCGAAGTCACGATCGACGCCGGCCTCGATCCCGACACCGGCGCCGCGCGCGCGATGCAGCGCCTGCTCGATGCGCCGGGCCTGCGCCCCGACGCCGTGTTCGCCTATAACGACGCCGCCGCGCTGGCGGCGCTGCGCGTATGTCGCGCGCGCGGCCTGCGCGTGCCCGACGACATCGCGATCATCGGTTTCGACGACATCCCCGCCACCGCCCACGCCACGCCGCCGCTGTCGACGATCGCGGTCGACAAGGAAGCGCTCGGGCGACGCGGCGTCGAACTGCTGCTCGAAGACTCTCCCACCGAACTCGAAGTCCGCTTGCCCGTTCAACTCGTTGTCCGTGCCAGTACTTTGGTGAAAAAGCCATGA
- a CDS encoding NAD(P)H-dependent flavin oxidoreductase, whose protein sequence is MALPAVLQNLALPVVASPMFIVSYPELVLAQCKAGIVGSFPALNARPADLLDEWLTQIQAQLAEHKAANPGAIIGPIAVNQIVHQSNVRLEHDVRVCVEHKVPIFITSLRAPAREIVDAVHSYGGIVLHDVINLRHAQKALEAGVDGLILVASGAGGHAGTTSPFALVGEVRRIFDGPIVLSGSIANGGSILAAQAMGADLAYMGTRFIATKEAHAVDSYKQAIVNSTAADIIYTNLFTGVHGNYIRESILNAGLDPDALPESDKTKMNFGGDKAKAWKDIWGAGQGVGLMDDIPTVAELVKRLTSEYDDAKARLGIAR, encoded by the coding sequence ATGGCATTGCCCGCCGTTCTGCAAAACCTCGCGCTGCCCGTCGTCGCTTCGCCGATGTTCATCGTCAGCTATCCCGAACTCGTTCTCGCGCAGTGCAAGGCCGGCATCGTCGGCTCGTTCCCTGCCCTCAACGCGCGCCCGGCCGACCTGCTCGACGAATGGCTCACGCAAATCCAGGCGCAGCTCGCCGAACACAAGGCGGCGAACCCCGGTGCAATCATCGGACCCATCGCGGTCAATCAGATCGTTCATCAGTCGAACGTGCGGCTCGAACACGACGTGCGCGTGTGCGTCGAACACAAGGTGCCGATCTTCATCACGAGCCTGCGCGCGCCGGCGCGCGAGATCGTCGATGCGGTACACAGCTATGGCGGCATCGTGCTGCACGACGTGATCAATCTGCGTCACGCGCAAAAGGCGCTGGAGGCTGGCGTCGACGGGCTGATCCTGGTCGCGTCCGGCGCGGGCGGCCACGCGGGCACCACGTCGCCGTTCGCGCTGGTCGGTGAAGTGCGGCGCATTTTCGACGGGCCGATCGTGCTGTCCGGTTCGATCGCCAATGGCGGCTCGATTCTCGCCGCGCAGGCGATGGGCGCGGATCTCGCGTACATGGGCACGCGCTTTATCGCGACCAAAGAGGCGCATGCGGTCGACAGCTACAAGCAGGCGATCGTCAACTCGACGGCGGCGGACATCATCTATACGAACCTGTTTACCGGCGTGCACGGCAACTACATTCGCGAGAGCATCCTGAACGCGGGGCTCGATCCGGATGCGCTGCCCGAGTCGGACAAGACCAAGATGAACTTCGGCGGCGACAAGGCGAAGGCGTGGAAGGACATCTGGGGCGCGGGCCAGGGCGTGGGGTTGATGGACGATATCCCGACGGTCGCCGAGCTGGTGAAGCGGTTGACCAGCGAGTATGACGACGCGAAAGCGCGGCTGGGGATCGCGCGCTGA
- a CDS encoding Lrp/AsnC family transcriptional regulator: MSKRLASPGPVALDDTDRALLAALAQDARQPVSELAKLVGLSAPSTAERVRRLEAQGVIERFTVQIDPRALGFTLQAIVRVKPLPGQLHLVEEVIRRIPEFVECDKVTGDDCFICRLYLHSIEQLDEILSKVTERAETSTAIVKTTPVARRLPPLG, encoded by the coding sequence ATGAGCAAACGCCTTGCTTCGCCCGGGCCCGTCGCACTCGATGACACCGATCGCGCGTTGCTCGCCGCGCTCGCGCAGGACGCGCGCCAGCCGGTCAGCGAACTCGCGAAACTGGTCGGCTTATCGGCGCCGAGCACCGCCGAGCGCGTGCGACGGCTCGAAGCGCAAGGGGTGATCGAGCGCTTCACCGTGCAGATCGATCCGCGCGCGCTCGGCTTCACGCTGCAGGCAATCGTGCGCGTCAAGCCGTTGCCCGGTCAGTTGCATCTGGTGGAGGAGGTGATCCGGCGGATTCCGGAGTTCGTCGAATGCGACAAGGTGACCGGCGACGATTGCTTCATCTGCCGCCTGTACCTGCATTCGATCGAACAGTTGGACGAGATCCTGTCGAAGGTCACCGAACGCGCGGAGACCAGCACCGCGATCGTCAAGACGACGCCGGTGGCGCGGCGCTTGCCGCCGCTCGGTTGA